Proteins from one Chiloscyllium punctatum isolate Juve2018m chromosome 4, sChiPun1.3, whole genome shotgun sequence genomic window:
- the LOC140476624 gene encoding uncharacterized protein, translating into MFNMERNSTVHSGDKPWKCGDCEEGFRSPSELETHWRRHTGERPFSCPECGKGFVRSSNLLRHQRVHSGERPFTCPKCGKGFIHSADLLRHQRIHTGERPFSCPECGKGFTRLSGLQQHQRIHTGERPFICSTCGKGFTQFADLQKHQRVHTEERPFHCPECGKCFKYSGDLVRHQRIHTEEKPYRCTYCGSAFKQSEQLTVHQRVHTGERPFSCPECGKGFTQSSAMLTHQRIHTGEKPFICSICGKAFTQSSTLRSHQRVHTGERPFSCPECGKRFVQLSAVLAHQRVHTGERPFTCSQCEKAFKTSSTLLKHQRVHQ; encoded by the coding sequence ATGTTTAATATGGAAAGAAACAGCACTGTTCACAGTGGAGATAAACCATGGAAATGTGGTGACTGTGAGGAGGGATTCAGATCCCCCTCTGAGCTGGAAACTCATTGGCGCaggcacacaggggagaggccattctcttgccctgagtgtgggaaaggatttgTTCGCTCATCCAACCTGCTGAGACATCAGCGAGTTCACtctggagagaggccattcacctgccccaagtgtgggaaaggattcattcaTTCAGCAgatctgctgagacaccagcgaaTTCACACAGGGGAAAGACCATTCTCCTGTCCCGAGTGTGGAAAAGGCTTTACACGCTTATCAGGGCTGCAACAACACCAACGgattcacacaggggagagaccattcatctGCTCAACATGTGGGAAGGGTTTCACTCAGTTTGCCGACCTGCAGAAACATcagcgagttcacactgaggagagaccTTTTCACTGTCCGGAGTGTGGGAAGTGCTTtaaatattctggggacctggtgCGCCATCAACGTATTCACACTGAAGAGAAACCATACCGGTGCACTTACTGTGGCTCTGCGTTCAAACAGTCTGAGCAGCTCACTGTGCACCAGCGAGtgcacactggggagagaccgttcagctgccctgagtgtgggaaggggttcactcagtcatctGCAATGCTGACACACCAGCgcattcacactggggagaagccattcatctgctctatttgTGGGAAGGCGTTCACTCAGTCATCCACCCTGAGgtcacaccagcgagttcacactggggagagaccatttAGCTGCCCTGAATGTGGGAAGAGATTCGTTCAGTTGTCTGCTGTGCTAGCACACCAGCGAGTTcatactggggagaggccattcacctgctcccaGTGTGAGAAAGCATTCAAGACTTCATCTAccctgctgaaacaccagcgagttcaccaGTAA